The sequence GGAAGTAGCCATTTCAAAAATGGAATATTACTATGAGCAATTTCAGCAATATGGGGGTTGCTTTGTTCCCATTTTTCACAATCAGTTTTTAAGTGATCAATCTGATTTTACAGATTGGAGAAGTGGTTACGCTGATTTTTGTTTGCGCAGACTCTGATTAACAAGGTAAACACCAATAAGGGTAATACAGGAGCCAATGATGATTTCTTTGGTTAAAGGTTCCTTGATTAAAAAGGATCCGATGATGATGGCAACAATCGGGTTTACATAGGCATACAAAGCAGCAACCGATGCTTCCAGGTGTTTCATAGTATATAAGAAAGCTACTACAGCAATTAATGATCCCATCATGACCAGGTACCCGATGGCATACCAGGTTTGGGCAGGAAATGTTTTGAAAGGAACCAAATTACCTGTTACAGCGGCGCCTGCGAATAGAAATAAGGATGCAAAAATCATTTCCCATCCAATGGCATAATATGGATTCAGGTTGATTTGTTTCCTGGAAATAATAATGGTTCCTACACTCCAGCTAAGCATGGCAATTACGGAAACCAGAATACCAATCCAGTAATTGGGCCCCTGGTGGTGAAATGCATTGTCGTAGAATACAATGGCAATGCCTGTTATCCCCAGCACAATCCCTAAGAAAGTAACCCAGCCAATTTTTCTGTTTTTAAAAAATATTTTTTCAATGATAACTACGCTTAGAGGGTACAAGGCTGCAATTAAAGCTGCTAGTCCGCTAGAGATATATTTCACACCAACTGTAGCCAATCCGTTAGCAAATACGAACAAGAGAATCGACATCCCGGCCAGCCAAAGCATTTGTTTAAAACCGGGCAGTTTTTCTCCTTTTAGCAAAAAGAAACCAGCAAAAAGCGAACCCGCAATCAGTTGACGGGTAGCAGATACCTGTAATGCTGGTGCAAATTGAACTGCATACCTGCTGGCTACCCAACTGGTACCCCATACAATACTGGTTACTGACAGAGCGAAATACGCTTTTTGCTTGGTTGTCAAATTGATTAATGTTTAAAATGTCTGGTGCCGGTCATAACCATGGCAAGTCCATTGTTTACACAATAGTCAACACTGTCTTTGTCTCTTACGGAACCACCAGGCTGAATAAATGCTTCCATGCCAGCCGCATGGGCAATCTGAACACAATCATTAAAAGGAAAGAACGCATCAGAAGCCAACACCGCGCCTTTTAATTCGAAGTTGAATTGTCTGGCTTTTTCAATTGCCTGACGAAGCGAATCAATTCTGCTAGTTTGGCCACAGCCTTTGCCCACCAGCTGTTTGTCTTTTACCAATGCAATGGCATTGCTCTTCAAATGTTTACAAATAATATTAGCAAAAGAAAGATTTTCTTTTTCTGTTTCAGTACAAACTCTGGCGCCTACTTCTTCCCACTTTTCAAAATTGCCCTCATCTGTATCCTGTATTAATGTTCCATTCAGAATACTTTTTTGTATGGAAGCTACTTTGAAATCTTTTTTGTGAAGCTGTAAAAGAATTCTGTTTTTCTTGGTCTTTAAAATCGTTAAAGCAGCTTCTTC is a genomic window of Sediminibacterium sp. TEGAF015 containing:
- a CDS encoding DMT family transporter, with protein sequence MTTKQKAYFALSVTSIVWGTSWVASRYAVQFAPALQVSATRQLIAGSLFAGFFLLKGEKLPGFKQMLWLAGMSILLFVFANGLATVGVKYISSGLAALIAALYPLSVVIIEKIFFKNRKIGWVTFLGIVLGITGIAIVFYDNAFHHQGPNYWIGILVSVIAMLSWSVGTIIISRKQINLNPYYAIGWEMIFASLFLFAGAAVTGNLVPFKTFPAQTWYAIGYLVMMGSLIAVVAFLYTMKHLEASVAALYAYVNPIVAIIIGSFLIKEPLTKEIIIGSCITLIGVYLVNQSLRKQKSA